Sequence from the Kribbella aluminosa genome:
GAGCGGATGTACACCGAGGCCGACGAGAACCGGTTCCTCGAGGTCACCTACGCGAACGGTGACAAGGAGGTCCTGTACTTCAAGGACTTCAACTCGGGCGCGATGATCCAGAACATCGTCGACCGGGCGAAGAAGATGGCGATCAAGGCGTTCCTGGACGAGAACCAGAAGGGCCTGCGGGTGCAGCACCTGCTGCAGGCCTGCGTGGACGAGTTCAAGGAGAACGAGGACCTGCCGAACACGACGAACCCGGACGACTGGGCCCGGATCTCCGGCAAGAAGGGCGAGCGGATCGTCTACATCCGGACGCTCATCTCCGGCAAGCAGGGCACCGAGCCCGGCCGGTCGATCGACACCGCGACCAACACCGGGCAGTACCTGTAACACGCCGTACGACCGACCGCCCTCGCACCGTTTCGGTGCGGGGGCGGTGTCGTCGTCCCTGGTGGGGGGTGGAGCTAACCCCCGGTGCGATCGGGGGGTTTCCCCCATTGGAGGACTGCTCCGGCGGTCGTAGCGTGCTGCTATGGCGACGGACGATCTGCGCAAGGACCTGCGGGCAGCGGTGGCGGCGCGGCAGGAGCTCGGCTCGGAGTACGAGGCCGAGATCATCGACGGCTTCCTGGACAAGCTGGACCAGCGCGACCTGCACCGCCGTGCGGGACTGCTGCCCGAGCCGGTGCCGGGCCGGCCGGTGGCCAAGGCTCCGAGCCGCGAGACCGACCCGGGCGGGCTGGCGCTGGCGATCATCTCGATCGTCGCCGCGATCCCGATCACCGCGATCGCCGCCGGCATGATGGGCAAGTTCGGCGTACTGATCTGCTGGGCCGGCCTGGTCGGCATCAACTACGCCCGTATCCTCGCCCGGAGGCGCTAGCCGAGCTGCTTGCCCTGGGCGCCGAAGGCGCGGACCTCCGTCGTCAGGTTCTGCCCAGCGGTGAACGCCCGGACCTCCGTGTAGGCGATCCCCACAGCTCCTGGTCGCTCGCTGATCCTCCCGTAGCCGTCGACGGCTCCGTATCGTCAGTCGGGATGAGCTTCACATCAGCTAGTGATCGGACGCGGGCCGGATGGTCGCATCAGAGCTGGCTCCGGATCTCGCGCAGCCCGCTCGCGACCTCGTCGGCCAGGTGGAGCCGGAGGCCGCGGTGGACGCCGTACCAGGGGGATAGGCGGGCCCAGTCCTTGGAGCGCTCGACCAGATCCGGGGCAGGCCGGTAGGTCTCGAGGACGCCTGCGCGCACTGCTTCCGGCGCGCCGTTGAGCGGCCAGCAGAGGTCCAGCGCGGGGTCGCCGATGACAGCGTCGGTCCAGTCGATGATGCCGGTGATCCGGCCGTCGGCCGTGAGGATGTGCTCCGGTCCGAAGTCGCAGTGGATCAAGGAGGTCCGGACCTCTGCGACGCGGTCGAGCAGCTGCGCGGCCCGGTCGTGGACCTCGGCCGGGAGCAGCGGCACGATCTGCGACCGGAACTCCGCCAGCTCGGCCGTCTTCGCGGCTGTGGCGGTCGCTGCGTCGAGTGCGCCGTACGCCACGGCCTCCACCGGGTCGACGCCGTGCAAAGCCTTCAGGAAGGCGCCCAGCGCCCGTCCTATTTCCACGTCCCCGTCCGCCAGCGGTTCACCGGGAAGCGTCAGATGCCGTACACCGTCTGCTGTCCGCTCGGGTACCGGTACCGGAAGGGGCAACTGCGGGCCGAGCCAGGGGAGAAGCGTGACCTCGGCGAGCAACCGGGGCCGGACCTCCGGGCGACGCGGCGCGCGATGGATCCACGGGCCGTCGATCCAGGCGCGGCTGTCCCACCCTTCGAGGATCGTCATACCAGGCTCCGGACGTACGCACCCAGCAGCCCGACGCTGTCCGGCATGAACGCCCACTCGTCGAACTTGGTCACCAGCTCGGCCGGCGACATCCACGCGCCCCACGCGACCTCCTCCGGCTGATGCCGCACCGGACCGTCCCAGACGCAGGTGTACAGGTACGCGTGGTACCGCGTGTTCTCGTCCGCGTAGTCGCC
This genomic interval carries:
- a CDS encoding phosphotransferase, producing the protein MTILEGWDSRAWIDGPWIHRAPRRPEVRPRLLAEVTLLPWLGPQLPLPVPVPERTADGVRHLTLPGEPLADGDVEIGRALGAFLKALHGVDPVEAVAYGALDAATATAAKTAELAEFRSQIVPLLPAEVHDRAAQLLDRVAEVRTSLIHCDFGPEHILTADGRITGIIDWTDAVIGDPALDLCWPLNGAPEAVRAGVLETYRPAPDLVERSKDWARLSPWYGVHRGLRLHLADEVASGLREIRSQL